DNA sequence from the Prochlorococcus marinus XMU1411 genome:
ATCTATTGCAGAACAAGCTAATGTTGATCTTGTTTTAGTTGGAGATTCACTAGCAATGGTGTGTTTAGGATACAAATCCACATTGCCGTTAACTTTAGAAAACATAATCTACCACACTAATGCTGTATCAAGAGGGTTCAAAAAAGGAATTGAAGAACAACCTTTGGTGGTATCAGACATGCCTTTTTTGACTTATCAATGCGGAGATGATAAAGCTGTAGAGTATGCAGGAAAAATAATTCAAAGTACTTATGCAAAAGCTGTAAAGGTCGAAGGAGCTGAGCCAGAAATACAAAAAGTTATTTCAAGGTTAATTAGAATGGGAATCCCTGTTATGGGGCATATAGGACTTACACCACAAAGCTATTTAAATCTTGGATTAAAAAAACAAGGCGAGAGCTTAGAAAGCCAAGAAAAAATCAAAAGAGAAGCTTCGATACTAGAAAATTTAGGGTGTTTTTCAATAGTTCTTGAACATATTCCTGAGTTACTTGCTAAAGAAATACAAAACGACTTAAAAATTCCCACAATAGGTATCGGTGCAGGTAAATATTGCGATGGGCAAGTAAGAGTTACTGCTGATTTGCTGGGTCTCAGTGATGACCAACCACCATTTTGCCAACCCATTATTCAAGGGAAGAAATTATTTAAAGATAAATTAAAAGAATGGATAGAATCTGAAAGACTTAACTAATCTCATCCCACCATTTGAACATAGAAATAAGAATTTGATTGCTAAGCTCCATACCTTTTGGATTACTTAAAAAGAACCTATAACCCTTTCTAACTAATAATCCACTCTCAAGATATGTTTCCCATTTTGCAAGCAATTTTCTTAAATTACTTTCAAATTTTTTATTCCCCCAGTTTTGTTCTTTAAAAACTTTATGGATATCTAGACCCTCTCTAAGTCTCAACCCCAACATTATTTTCTCATCCAAATCTTTATAAACAAAATCTTTATTAATGAGTGATGAATCTAAATTTAGTTCGCATTGTCTGATTACCCATTCTTTATATTCCTTACTAACTCTTGGTCTAGTTAACTTTTCCCCCCAAGGCGAACTAGTAGAACCTTGACCAAAACTCCACCAGCCTAATCCACTCCAATAAACTCTATTATGTCTGGATTGATGACCAGGGAAACAATAGTTTGAGATTTCATATCTTGAGTAGCCTGAGTTCTTTAAGATTAAATGAGTTAATTTACTATTTCTAAAAGCCTCTTCATCATTTGGAAGTTTTAATTTCCCTGAATTAACTAATTTCTGAAAAACAGTGCCATTTTCAATATTTAAATCGTAAATGGATATATGTGGTGGTAAAAAAGTTATTGCTTTTTTTAAGTCATCTTGCCACTCTTTAAATCCACTAAGTGGCAAATTTTGAATTAAATCAAGGCTCCAGCTTATTATTGACCCAGAATCGTGGACTCTTTTCAACCATAAACAAGATTTTTCAGCATCCTCTCTCAAATGCCGCCTACCCGCGTTTTGCAGTATCTGATTATTAAAACTTTGTACTCCGAGGCTAAATCTATTGATCCCAGCATTTATGAATCCATTAAGGTCATCTTGATTAAAACTTGCTGGGTCAACTTCCATAGTTATTTCAGCACCATAGTCAATTCCGTAATTTTCTTTAAAAATGTCAATTATTTCTTTGATCTGTTTAGGATCCAAAATTGATGGTGTGCCACCTCCTAAATAAATTGTCGAAAGAGGAGATTTATCTTTAATTGACAATATTTCTTTGTATAAAAAGTGTAAATATTCTTTAACAGTTTTGCTTCCATAACCTTGTAAAGTTTCAACTTTGTTTCCAAGTGGAATAACTGCAAAATCACAATAAAAACACCTCCTATGGCAAAAAGGAATATGTACATAGGCACTTCTTGGAAACTTATTCATAATCTAGATACATTTTTAAGCTCCAAAAAAGCATTTAGGATCGAAAAAATAAGATCCTTATTTACTCAATTAATAAATCCTAGTAGATTATAGATATGACAGATGCCTTAGTATTAATTTTATTTGTATTGTCTGGAGCTGCCTCAGGATGGCTTGGAGTTGATTTATTGCCAGTAGACATCCTTAAACAGGTATCTAATGTAGAAGGTTTTAGAATTGTTTTAGCGATAATTGGTTTATTTATAGGATTAGCCGCAGGTTTTGTATTTCTTCAACTTAGAAAGACTTTTCTTGATCAAATAAGGACAATGCCTACAGACTTATTAATAAGTAGGTCAGTTGGCTTAATTTTGGGATTACTTGTAGCAAATCTCCTACTTGCTCCAATACTATTAATTCCTTTCCCTAGAGAAGTCTTTTTTGCAAAACCCTTAGCAGCAATATTAAGCAATATTTTCTTCGGAGTTCTCGGATATAAGTTAGCAGATACCCATGGAAGGACATTATTGAGATTATTTAATCCAAATAATACTGATGCATATTTAGTTAATGAAGGCATACTCCCTGCTGCAAGTCCAAAAATTCTTGATACCAGCGTGATTATTGATGGCAGAATAAATGGCCTATTAAGTTGCGGATTGTTGGAAGGACAATTAATTGTTGCTCAAAGTGTAATTGATGAATTACAAACTTTAGCTGATTCAAGTAGTAACGAAAAAAGGTCTAAAGGCAGAAGAGGTTTAAAATTATTGAAAGAATTAAGAGATTTATACGGTAGAAGACTTGTAATAAATCCGACAAAGTATGAAGGTAATGGGGTAGATGAAAAACTCTTAAAAATTACTGAGGATATGACAGGAACTCTAATTACGGCCGATTATAATCTCTCGCAGATTGCGGAAGTTAAAGAATTAAAAGTCATGAATTTGAGTGATTTAGTCATTGCTTTAAGACCAGAAGTACAGCCAGGTGAATCGCTGAATATAAAAATCGTAAGAGAGGGGAAAGAAAAAATGCAGGGTATTGGATATTTAGATGACGGAACTATGGTTGTGATTGATGAAGCAAAAAATTTCGTGGGAAGCAGATTAGATATTATTATAACGGGAGCACTACAAACTCCTACTGGAAGAATGGTCTTTGGAAAACTTATAAATAATCCTGAGTCAAACAAATCTTTTAAATCTCCAGCGACACAGGGCTAAATATAGCTAGAATCAAATCAATAACAATTTTGTGATACAAATGACTGTATCTGCTCCTTATTACGGCGAAAACACCGTCATGAGGACCCCACCCCCTGATCTGCCCTCTCTTTTACTTAAAGAGAGAATTGTCTATCTTGGTTTACCATTATTTTCAGATGATGATGCGAAAAGACAATTAGGTATGGATGTCACTGAGCTAATCATTGCCCAACTTCTTTATCTAGAATTTGAGGATCCAGAAAAACCTATCTATTTCTATATAAATTCAACAGGGACAAGTTGGTACACAGGTGACGCTGTCGGTTTCGAAACAGAAGCTTTCGCTATATGCGACACAATAAGCTATATAAAGCCTCCAGTACATACAATCTGTATCGGACAAGCGATGGGAACAGCCGCAGTTATCCTTTCATCTGGCACTAAGGGACAAAGAGCTGCCCTCCCGCACGCCTCTATCGTTTTACATCAACCTATAAGTGGAGCAAGAGGTCAAGCAACAGATATCCAAATAAGAGCTGAGGAAGTTTTGAAAAATAAAAAGTCAATGCTGGAAATTCTATCTCGAAATACTGGGAAGACTATCGAAGAACTTTCTAAAGACTCAGACAGGATGAGTTATCTCAACCCTCAAGAAGCTTTAGATTATGGAGTTATAGATAGAATACTAACAAGTCAAAAAGATTTACCTAATAAAATTTAACTCTCACAAACAACTACTTTAAAATCATGCCAATAGGAACACCAAGCGTGCCTTACAGACTTCCAGGAAGTCAATACGAAAGATGGGTTGATATATATACAAGACTAGGAGTAGAAAGGATTCTTTTTCTTGGACAAGAAGTTAACGATGGTATTGCAAATAGCTTAGTTGCACAAATGCTTTATCTTGACTCTGATGACAATTCCAAACCTATCTATCTATACATAAATAGCCCAGGAGGATCAGTGACTGCCGGCTTGGCTATATATGACACTATTAAATATGTAAAAAGTGATGTTGTAACAATATGTGTAGGCCTAGCAGCCTCTATGGGTGCGTTCCTTTTAGCTGCTGGAACCAAAGGTAAAAGGGTTGCTTTACCCCACAGTAGAATAATGATTCATCAACCCCTTGGAGGAACATCTCAACGTCAAGCAAGTGATATTGAAATAGAGGCTAAGGAAATTTTAAGAATTAAAGATATGTTAAACATGTCTATGGCCGATATGACAGGACAATCATTTGAAAAAATCGAAAAAGATACTGATAGAGATTATTTTCTAAGCGCAGAAGAGGCAAAAAACTATGGTCTGATTGATAGAGTAATCACTCATCCAAGCGAAGCCAATCAATCTTAAATTTTCTAAATAAATTCTTTAATTTTCATTTTTAAATTAATAATTTGTTGGTTTATTTACACCTTTAATGTCTAAAATATTAATTATCAAATGAAAAGAAGTTACAACTAATGACCCAACTCTTTTACGACACAGATGCAGATCTAAGTCTTTTACATAATAAAACAATAGCGATAATAGGATATGGTTCACAGGGACATGCACATGCCTTAAATCTTAAGGATAGCGGTATGGATGTAATTGTAGGATTATATAAAGGAAGTAAGTCTGAAAGCAAAGCTATTAGCGATGGTTTACAAGTCTTTAGAGTTTCTGAAGCTTGCGAAAAAGCAGACTGGATTATGATTCTCCTTCCAGATGAATTTCAGAAAGATGTTTACCTTAAAGAAATAGAACCAAACTTAAAGGCAGGAAAGATATTAAGTTTTGCTCATGGCTTTAATATTAGATTCGGACTTATCAAACCTCCTAGTTTTGTGGATGTTGTAATGATTGCTCCAAAAGGGCCTGGACACACTGTTCGTTGGGAATATCAAAATGGTCAAGGAGTTCCAGCGTTGTTTGCAGTAGAGCAGGATTCTTCCGGAAGTGCAAGATCATTGGCAATGGCTTACGCAAAAGGGATTGGAGGAACTCGAGCTGGGATACTTGAGACAAATTTTAAGGAAGAAACAGAAACTGATTTATTTGGCGAACAAGCAGTTTTATGCGGGGGCTTATCAGAACTCGTTAAATCAGGCTTCGAGACTCTTGTAGAGGCAGGATATCAACCAGAACTTGCATACTTCGAATGTTTACATGAAGTCAAACTAATTGTTGATCTAATGGTGAAGGGTGGCTTATCTCAAATGAGAGATTCAATTTCCAATACCGCAGAATATGGAGACTATGTAAGTGGCAAAAGACTTATTAATAGTGATACGAAGAAAGAAATGCAGAAAATTCTAAAAGATATTCAAGATGGAACTTTCGCTAAGAATTTTGTGGAAGAATGCGATAAAAACAAACCCTTAATGACAAAATTAAGAGAAGAGAACTCAAAACATGAAATTGAGAAAGTAGGTAAAGGTCTACGCTCGATGTTCAGTTGGCTGAAATAAACTTATTTTTAATATTTCTTGGATCTATTGGTTTTGATTTATTGATTGGCGACCCAAGATTCTTAATCCATCCTGTTCAAATAATTGGTTTTTACATAAAAAAAATATCTAATTACCTCATAAATAATTTTGGAGGAAATAAAAAAATTTTATTTTGGGGCGGTTTCATTGTTTCTATATCCACTATTGGGATAAGTTTTAGTTTTGGAAAATTGATAGAACTCAGTTATGTGCAATCAAGAAATCATTTTTTGGGTGGATTTTTAATTTTTTTTGGACTTTCAAGTTGTATTGCAACTAAGGGACTTATTTCAAGTGTGAAAGAGATTGCAGAGCTAATAGAATACAAGGAAATTAATGCCCAAAATAAGAGCCTAATCCAAGAGAAGGTACAAAGAATAGTCAGTAGGGATGTGAGTTCATCTTCTATAGAACATCTTTTGAGATCAAGTACCGAGAGTCTTACCGAAAATTCTGTTGATGGAATATTTGGGCCATTATTGTGGATTTTTATTGGAATTGTTTTTATGAAGTTTTCAATTTTTTTCCCAGGGCCTTTGTCGCTTGGCTTTTCTTATAAAGCAATAAGTACTTTAGATTCAATGATAGGTTACAAATATGATTACTTTAAATACTTAGGTTTTTTCAGTGCAAAAATCGAAGATATTTTTACGTTTATTCCTTCAAGATTAGTTTTAATCACGCTACCTTTAGTTAGTACCAAAGTTAATCAGTATAAATCAATCATAAAAAAAAGTTATCTAGATGGTAAAAAATATGATTCTCCTAATGCTGGGATTTCAGAAGCTATATTTGCCTATATTGCCGGCGTTAAATTAGGAGGAAAAAGTAAATATAAAAAAGAAATTATTGAAAAGCCAATAATCAATCCGACTGGAGATAGTTGCACTAGAGAGAAAATTAAATTAATTTGTCAATTAATTTTGAGATTACAATTTTTATGGATAATAATTTTTTTCGTCTTAATTTTTTTATTATCTCGAGTTTAATTTAATGATAAATTAATATAAAAATTATTAATATAAACAAAAAAGGATTCTATGCAAGAAAAAGACTCTCCAATGGAAAACCAAAATGATGATTTTACTAATAAATCATCAACTGATAATGAATACTCAAAATGGGTAGACAATAAGGGGGATGAAGTAAAGAATGTTTTTGGATTTAATAGCAGCGCTGAGCTTGTGAATGGTAGAGCAGCTATGATCGGATTCTTGATGCTCATATTAACAGAGTTGGTTTTTAGCGGTAGACCAGTGACTGCCTCAATCTTTGGTATCAATTAAATATGGAAGAAAAAAAAACTAATTCAATAAAAGTAATCCTATACATATCTGTATGGGTAATAATTTGGGGAACATTTGGTTCTTTCATAGATTATCCTCTTTATAAAAATAAAATTTACTTAGAGGGAAGCATATATCAGTATCTTACTTTCACAATTACAGCAATAATATCAATAATAAGTGCAAAGTTTTTTTATAAGAAATTTGATTTATAAAAATTTGTACCTAAATTTCTTAATAATTTTAGCTGGTTCTTTTTTGCCATTTGACTCGTAAAGTATCCACTGATGTGTCTCAGTATCATGATCACAACCATAATCTCCAGATAGGTTATCGTAACTTGAAAGCGATGAATGACAATTCTGATCTGCCTCAAAAGCAGAGTCATAACCTGTTAAAAAATATATTAAAGATAGAAGGGTTACTAACAAAAAAAATAATTGAAAAACTAAATTTACTACCTTCATAAGAATTTCTAAAATTTAAATATATCATTTAATAAATTTTTTAGATCTAAAAATATTTAACGACCAACATTAAAAACAAAGTCATGGAATTCTTGATTCTTTAAATAAAGGATGACTAGCAATATTAAAGTCATATTTAAACCTATTACTATTGATCCAAAAATATTTATTTGTTTTTTACCTGGCAAAGTGTAAGTAAATTTCTTACCTTTAAGAAAACCTGCTAAACCTTTTTTTTCTTTTTTTGAATCCTTTATTTCAGTATCATTTTCAACTTCATTATCGGAGAAACCTTTGACCATTACAAATTAAAATCCAAATTTATAATATTCCAAAAAAATAAAATTTTTCTATAATTAACAATTTTTAATCACATATGGGATCATAAATGAAATTCTCTCATTTGAGTAATTTCTAAAAAAATAAGCTTCAATTATTGCCGACTGCATCCCCAATAAACTTGATTGACATTTGAATCTATTTTGGTCAAATACAACTAACTGAAGTTTTTCTATTTCAGAAACTAATTCTTTACAAACTTGGGTTTGCGAATCTTTAATACAATCACTAGATTCTTTTAAAATCTTTGATTTTATTGGTATTGCTTCTGCCATAACAAAATTAGATACAAATAAAAATTTTAAGAATAAAAAAGTTAAACGTTTCATTACTTCTTAAGACTTCATCATTTGTGATACCTTGTTAAGAGTTTTGGTCATTGAGCTAATAGCATTTTATTGAAATTAAAAAAAAAGATGCTCTTTTAGAGCATCTTTGATATTTAAGAAAGAAATAGGTTAAAAAGTTTACCCTTGAACTCTATCCTTAAAAAGCTTACCTGCTGAGAATGTTGGAACTCTTTTTGCAGGTATTGCTATTTTTTCGCCTGTCTTAGGGTTTAATCCCTGTCTTGCAGAACGATCTCTTGGTTCGAAAGAACCAAATCCTAGTATGGAGACTTTTTTGCCTTCCACTACTGAATCAACAATAGTTTCAATAGCCGCATCAACAACTAGAGAAACATCAGTTTTTGTGAGCTCAGTACGAGCAGCAACAAGATTTACTAAATCAGCTTTGTTCATTGAATTGTTTGTAAAGCAGAGATTCAAAAGAGATGAGTTTTAATCAAGTCTAAAAACCTCGAACTTGCACATCATATGGAGCAAATACGAATACGGCAACCGAAAATGCTGGCGGCGCAAAGCTTTATACAAATCTGGGGGACATTTTTAGCTTTATTTTTTAATTTCATAACCGCACACTTTTCTTAAATTAAAAATAATATCTATATCTAGAAAACTGCTAAAACCATTGTCACCACTGGTTTTAGTCTTCAAAAATATAACTTAATTTAAGTAGAGAGAAAAACGTCTAAAGGTAACGTAGGGAAGAAATTGAAGTATTTATTATATTTTATTAATTTTCAGATATATTTCCTTCTCATCACATGAAAAAGCATTATTTGTATTTTGGAATCAAGAAATATCTTATTTTCTAATTATTAAACTTTCTCTCTAAATCATTCTATGCACTGCGCAGATGGATGGATGAATTGCAATAAATTAGAAAATTAATACTCTCTAAGATCTAGTAAAGTTGATTAGTGAAACCTTAAATTTGAGTTTTTTTTTTAATTTTGGATCTATTATTCAAATATAAGTAATTTGAATAAATTAACCCAATATTTAACTAATCAATGATAAAGAGAAAGTGACTCATATCAATAAAGGTAAACCATTCCCTTTGGGAAGTTCTCTAACCTCACAGGGCGTTAATTTTTCCTTAATAGCCACAAATGCAGAATATGTAGAAATCTTATTGTTTGAGCGAGAAGACTCTATTTCTCCAAAAACTATATTTAAATTAGCTCAGAACCATAATACTGGTCCCTACTGGCATGCGGAAATAAAAAATCTAAATGAGGGTTGTATCTATGCTTTTAGGATAAAACAAAAAAATAATGAAATTAATAATAACTATGAAAAAAAAGTATTACTTGATCCATGTTCAAGGGGTATTACTGGATGGGGAAGTTATAAAAGAGACAATGCATTAAATACTCAAGAAAATACCAATTCTTGTCTCAAAAGCGTTGTTTGCGATAGAAAATTATTTAATTTTAAGGATTATCCAAGACCGAAACATTCTTGGGAAGAAATAATTATTTATGAACTCCATATCAAATCCTTCACTGAATCAACTGATAAAAATGGAAGTTGTTTCAAAAAGTTTTTAAAAAAAATTCCGTATCTCAAAGAACTCGGCATTACAACAATTGAATTACTTCCAATTTTTTGTTTTGATCCATCTGATGCACCAAATGGTTTAGAGAATTTTTGGGGTTATAGTCCAATCAATTGGTTTACCCCTCATTTTGAATATCTTTCAAATGAATCTGCCGAAAAGAATAGAGAGGAATTTAGAAGATTAGTAGAGGAATGTCATAAAGCAGATATTGAAGTCATCTTAGATGTTGTGTACAATCACACCTCTGAGGGAGATTCTCATGGACCTGCAATATCTTGGAAAGGGATAGATGAAAATCTTTATTACTTTATAGGAAAAGATAAAAATTATCAGGACGTCTCTGGTTGCGGAAATACTATTGCAGCAAACAGAGGATTAGTTAGAAAACTAATAATTGAATCATTAAAGTGTTGGGCGAGTGAATTTGGAGTAGATGGTTTTAGATTTGATTTAGGAATTGCCCTATCAAGAGGAGAAAATCTTTCGCCACTCGAAAATCCTCCAATTTTTGAGGATATAGAATGTGAGCCAGAACTTATCGATATCAAATTAATAAGTGAACCATGGGATTGTGGTGGTTTATATAAATTAGGTGATTTCCCATCTAAGAATACTTTCACTTGGAATGGTCATTTTAGAGATGACTTGCGAAGATTTTGGAAAGGGGATAAAAATACAGCTTGGAATATGAGCGATAAAATAAAAGGTTCTCCATCGATTTATAAAGAAGATAATATTTTACCAAAATCAATAAATTTTATTACTTCACATGATGGATTCACTCTAAAAGATTTAGTAACTTTCAATAGAAAACACAATTTTGCCAATAGAGAACAAAATAGAGACGGTGATAACCATAACAATTCTTGGAATCATGGTACAGAAGGACCAACCACAAACTTATTAATTAATGATTTAAGAAAAAGACAACAAAAAAATCTTATTCTTAGTTTACTTATCTCTAAAGGTGTTCCAATGATACTTATGGGTGATGAGATAGGAAGGTCACAAGGCGGTAACAATAATTCTTGGTGCCAAAATAATTTATTGGGCTGGATGAATTGGGAACATGGTCAACAAGATTTGGAATTATTAGAATATTTTAAATACGTTATAAAAATCCGAAAAAAGCTAATAAACATTTTTAACCCATCATTCTTACCTAACAATCAAAGCAATGAAAATAATCCAACATATCATTGGCATGGAACCAGTTTAGATAGCCCTGATTGGAGTAGTTGGTCTCACACAATTGCTTTTAGCATTAACAAAGGCAATACTAATCCCCTGGTCTGGATAGGTTTAAATGCTTATTCAAAAAGCATCGATTTTCCTTTACCAAAATGTAAATATAATTGGTTAAAAGTTATTGACACAAGCATAACTGAGATTTTTAAACCCTTAACTATTAATGAAAAATCTGTTTCAATAAAGAGTAGAAGCTCCTTATTAATCATTTCAGAAGAAGTATTTGGGGCAAAAAATAATATATTCTAAAAGCGGGCGGCGGGAATCGAACCCGCATCTTCAGCTTGGAAGGCTGAGGTTTTACCACTAAACCACGCCCGCATTAAGTAATAGAATTACCATTGCAATAATACATTATCAAACAATCAACAAAGTAAAAAGATTGGAAAATTCACACTCGAAAAAAAATATTACCAGATCAACAACAAGATTAATGTTCTCTTATGGGCTAGGAGATGCAGGCACTGGTTTAGTCGCAACGCAATTTGGTTTTTTTCTGTTCAAATTCTTTATTTCTGCTGGTTTACCAGTAATAATTGCAGGTTCACTATTAATGTTAATAAAGATATGGGATGCAGTAAATGATCCGTTAATTGGATGGTTAAGTGATCGTACCAAATCAAGATGGGGACCAAGAATCCCTTGGATGGTAGCAGCATCTGTTCCTCTTGGTTTCTCTCTAGCTGCGATATGGTGGACACCCACTGGCTCCGTATTAACTAAGACCATTTACTTTGCGATAATTTCTATAGTCGTGATGACTGCTTATACAAGTATTAATCTTCCTTTTGCAGCTCTATCTACTGAAATTTCTGAAAAAACATCAATAAGAACAAGACTAAACGCATCTAGATTTACTGGCTCAATAATTGCAGGACTAACTGGCTTAATAATTGCTGGAGTTGTATTAGGTTCTGAAGTATCAGCAAATAATGAATATTTTTTAATGGGTAAAATAAGTGGATGTATCGCAGTTGCTGCAACATTAATTTCTTGTTGGGGATTAGCTCCATACGCAAAAAAAGCAAGAAGGCCTTCAGGAAAAGTTGAAGCTATAACACTTCAATTCAAAAGGATCTTCAGAAATAAAAAATTTCTAAAAGTTATTACTCTTTATATTCTTCTCTGGTGCGCCTTACAATTGA
Encoded proteins:
- the panB gene encoding 3-methyl-2-oxobutanoate hydroxymethyltransferase — protein: MLPSDLIKYKEKSQKIIALTAWDSISGSIAEQANVDLVLVGDSLAMVCLGYKSTLPLTLENIIYHTNAVSRGFKKGIEEQPLVVSDMPFLTYQCGDDKAVEYAGKIIQSTYAKAVKVEGAEPEIQKVISRLIRMGIPVMGHIGLTPQSYLNLGLKKQGESLESQEKIKREASILENLGCFSIVLEHIPELLAKEIQNDLKIPTIGIGAGKYCDGQVRVTADLLGLSDDQPPFCQPIIQGKKLFKDKLKEWIESERLN
- the hemW gene encoding radical SAM family heme chaperone HemW, with product MNKFPRSAYVHIPFCHRRCFYCDFAVIPLGNKVETLQGYGSKTVKEYLHFLYKEILSIKDKSPLSTIYLGGGTPSILDPKQIKEIIDIFKENYGIDYGAEITMEVDPASFNQDDLNGFINAGINRFSLGVQSFNNQILQNAGRRHLREDAEKSCLWLKRVHDSGSIISWSLDLIQNLPLSGFKEWQDDLKKAITFLPPHISIYDLNIENGTVFQKLVNSGKLKLPNDEEAFRNSKLTHLILKNSGYSRYEISNYCFPGHQSRHNRVYWSGLGWWSFGQGSTSSPWGEKLTRPRVSKEYKEWVIRQCELNLDSSLINKDFVYKDLDEKIMLGLRLREGLDIHKVFKEQNWGNKKFESNLRKLLAKWETYLESGLLVRKGYRFFLSNPKGMELSNQILISMFKWWDEIS
- a CDS encoding PIN/TRAM domain-containing protein; this translates as MTDALVLILFVLSGAASGWLGVDLLPVDILKQVSNVEGFRIVLAIIGLFIGLAAGFVFLQLRKTFLDQIRTMPTDLLISRSVGLILGLLVANLLLAPILLIPFPREVFFAKPLAAILSNIFFGVLGYKLADTHGRTLLRLFNPNNTDAYLVNEGILPAASPKILDTSVIIDGRINGLLSCGLLEGQLIVAQSVIDELQTLADSSSNEKRSKGRRGLKLLKELRDLYGRRLVINPTKYEGNGVDEKLLKITEDMTGTLITADYNLSQIAEVKELKVMNLSDLVIALRPEVQPGESLNIKIVREGKEKMQGIGYLDDGTMVVIDEAKNFVGSRLDIIITGALQTPTGRMVFGKLINNPESNKSFKSPATQG
- a CDS encoding ATP-dependent Clp protease proteolytic subunit codes for the protein MTVSAPYYGENTVMRTPPPDLPSLLLKERIVYLGLPLFSDDDAKRQLGMDVTELIIAQLLYLEFEDPEKPIYFYINSTGTSWYTGDAVGFETEAFAICDTISYIKPPVHTICIGQAMGTAAVILSSGTKGQRAALPHASIVLHQPISGARGQATDIQIRAEEVLKNKKSMLEILSRNTGKTIEELSKDSDRMSYLNPQEALDYGVIDRILTSQKDLPNKI
- a CDS encoding ATP-dependent Clp protease proteolytic subunit codes for the protein MPIGTPSVPYRLPGSQYERWVDIYTRLGVERILFLGQEVNDGIANSLVAQMLYLDSDDNSKPIYLYINSPGGSVTAGLAIYDTIKYVKSDVVTICVGLAASMGAFLLAAGTKGKRVALPHSRIMIHQPLGGTSQRQASDIEIEAKEILRIKDMLNMSMADMTGQSFEKIEKDTDRDYFLSAEEAKNYGLIDRVITHPSEANQS
- the ilvC gene encoding ketol-acid reductoisomerase translates to MTQLFYDTDADLSLLHNKTIAIIGYGSQGHAHALNLKDSGMDVIVGLYKGSKSESKAISDGLQVFRVSEACEKADWIMILLPDEFQKDVYLKEIEPNLKAGKILSFAHGFNIRFGLIKPPSFVDVVMIAPKGPGHTVRWEYQNGQGVPALFAVEQDSSGSARSLAMAYAKGIGGTRAGILETNFKEETETDLFGEQAVLCGGLSELVKSGFETLVEAGYQPELAYFECLHEVKLIVDLMVKGGLSQMRDSISNTAEYGDYVSGKRLINSDTKKEMQKILKDIQDGTFAKNFVEECDKNKPLMTKLREENSKHEIEKVGKGLRSMFSWLK
- the cbiB gene encoding adenosylcobinamide-phosphate synthase CbiB → MAEINLFLIFLGSIGFDLLIGDPRFLIHPVQIIGFYIKKISNYLINNFGGNKKILFWGGFIVSISTIGISFSFGKLIELSYVQSRNHFLGGFLIFFGLSSCIATKGLISSVKEIAELIEYKEINAQNKSLIQEKVQRIVSRDVSSSSIEHLLRSSTESLTENSVDGIFGPLLWIFIGIVFMKFSIFFPGPLSLGFSYKAISTLDSMIGYKYDYFKYLGFFSAKIEDIFTFIPSRLVLITLPLVSTKVNQYKSIIKKSYLDGKKYDSPNAGISEAIFAYIAGVKLGGKSKYKKEIIEKPIINPTGDSCTREKIKLICQLILRLQFLWIIIFFVLIFLLSRV
- a CDS encoding chlorophyll a/b-binding protein, encoding MQEKDSPMENQNDDFTNKSSTDNEYSKWVDNKGDEVKNVFGFNSSAELVNGRAAMIGFLMLILTELVFSGRPVTASIFGIN
- a CDS encoding HU family DNA-binding protein is translated as MNKADLVNLVAARTELTKTDVSLVVDAAIETIVDSVVEGKKVSILGFGSFEPRDRSARQGLNPKTGEKIAIPAKRVPTFSAGKLFKDRVQG
- a CDS encoding glycogen debranching protein; this translates as MTHINKGKPFPLGSSLTSQGVNFSLIATNAEYVEILLFEREDSISPKTIFKLAQNHNTGPYWHAEIKNLNEGCIYAFRIKQKNNEINNNYEKKVLLDPCSRGITGWGSYKRDNALNTQENTNSCLKSVVCDRKLFNFKDYPRPKHSWEEIIIYELHIKSFTESTDKNGSCFKKFLKKIPYLKELGITTIELLPIFCFDPSDAPNGLENFWGYSPINWFTPHFEYLSNESAEKNREEFRRLVEECHKADIEVILDVVYNHTSEGDSHGPAISWKGIDENLYYFIGKDKNYQDVSGCGNTIAANRGLVRKLIIESLKCWASEFGVDGFRFDLGIALSRGENLSPLENPPIFEDIECEPELIDIKLISEPWDCGGLYKLGDFPSKNTFTWNGHFRDDLRRFWKGDKNTAWNMSDKIKGSPSIYKEDNILPKSINFITSHDGFTLKDLVTFNRKHNFANREQNRDGDNHNNSWNHGTEGPTTNLLINDLRKRQQKNLILSLLISKGVPMILMGDEIGRSQGGNNNSWCQNNLLGWMNWEHGQQDLELLEYFKYVIKIRKKLINIFNPSFLPNNQSNENNPTYHWHGTSLDSPDWSSWSHTIAFSINKGNTNPLVWIGLNAYSKSIDFPLPKCKYNWLKVIDTSITEIFKPLTINEKSVSIKSRSSLLIISEEVFGAKNNIF